One window from the genome of Phycisphaerales bacterium encodes:
- a CDS encoding metalloregulator ArsR/SmtB family transcription factor, protein MDARMRVNQASDILTITPCRVIVKRGSSLFTNPKGSHMESCRPKLPLAARPLIGALEAERVGILFKGLAHPTRLRLLHALIRVDELSVGDLADESGMSVQAVSNQLQRLAEIGVVGKRRNGLQAIYCVIDPCVPVLLERAWCHVDEYVEADFTSADQRDIR, encoded by the coding sequence ATGGATGCGCGGATGCGGGTCAATCAGGCCAGCGACATCTTGACTATTACACCATGCCGTGTAATAGTCAAGCGCGGTTCATCGCTTTTCACAAATCCGAAAGGGTCCCACATGGAGTCTTGCCGCCCAAAACTGCCTCTGGCCGCGCGCCCGCTCATTGGGGCTCTCGAAGCCGAGCGGGTCGGCATCCTCTTCAAAGGCTTGGCTCATCCGACCCGACTCCGTCTGCTTCACGCCCTAATCCGGGTGGACGAACTCAGCGTGGGAGACCTCGCGGATGAGAGCGGGATGTCGGTTCAGGCGGTGTCGAACCAGTTGCAACGACTTGCTGAGATCGGCGTAGTTGGCAAGCGTCGCAATGGGCTTCAGGCAATCTACTGCGTGATCGATCCATGCGTTCCCGTGCTGCTGGAACGCGCTTGGTGCCATGTAGATGAGTACGTCGAAGCAGATTTTACATCCGCCGATCAACGGGACATCCGATGA